In Desulfurococcaceae archaeon MEX13E-LK6-19, the genomic window CTATCGACTATCTCAGGGAGCAAGGGTATCCAGTAGGACTACTAAGAATAAGATTCATGAGGCCATTCCCTGATGAAGATGTTTATAGTGTACTAAATAATAGTCGAGGAGTAATAGTGTTCGATAGAGCTATAAGCTATGGTAGTATGGGAACACTATATCTCGATCTTGTGGGTAATATGTTGAAACATACGAGGACACTGCCTTACATACGAAACATTGTCGCAGGCATAGGTGGAGTAAACATTACGTACAAGGACTTCTTCAACTTAATCAAGTCAACAATAGACTCCTTGGAAAAAGGAGAGGAACCACCTGTATTCCACTGGTATCATAGGAGGTGATGGGTGTGTCTCGTGTAGTACCACCTTTACCACGTGATATGAGAGAGACTGTGTTACCAGGTCATGCTGCATGCCATGGATGCCCTATAACAATGGCCTTGAAAGTAGTCGGGGCAGCGTTGGGCAAAAAAGTTATCCTAGTAGTGCCAGCTTGCTGTACATCAGTTGTTGTAGGGGCGTGGCCTGGAAGTGGTTTCAACGGCTCTATAATACATGTTGCTTTTGCGAGTGCAGCAGCTGTTGCCTCAGGAGTCGCAGAAGCGTTGGCTCGTAGAGGAATAAATGATGTACATGTTGTTGCTTGGGCTGGCGACGGTGGAACAGCTGACATAGGAATGGCTAGTCTTAGTGGTGCGGCTGAGAGAAACCATAACATGATCTATATAATGTATGATAACGAAGCATATATGAATACGGGTATCCAGCGTAGCAGTGCAACACCTCCAGGTGCCTGGACCACCACGACACCCCTTGGAAAGAAAGAACCTAAGAAAGACGTCGCAAGGATTATGATCGCTCATGGAGTGCCATATGTAGCTACAGCTAGTATAGGATACCCCCACGACTTCTATGCTAAACTAAAGAAAGCAAGTAAGATCAAAGGCTTTAAGTTCATCCAATTACATGCACCATGCCCTACTGGATGGAGGTTTGACCCAAGTCTAACAGTGAAAATAGCAAAACTCGCTGTAGAAACAGGCTTATGGATACTCTATGAGTATGAAAACGGTAAAATAACGTTATCAGGACCCAGTAAGCCCTATATCGATAAGAGTAAGAGAAAACCAATGATAGAATACTTCAAACTACAAGGAAGATTCAAAGGAATAACTGAAGAAGATATAAAAGCCATTGAACGCTATGTTGATGAGGCCTGGGAATGGATCAAGAAATACATGTAGAATAAACTATGCTATGTGGGAGGCAAGAGTTTTTGTGCAACAATTACTATAACGGTCATAGCAAAGGCAAGACCTATTATTATATATGGCTTCATTTTTATACCAACATCAGCTTCCTCATAGAACCTGACTAGACCTGCGCCAGTAAATGGTCCAGGTGATTCACGCTTCTTACGTGATCTGGGCATGTTCTCTCACACCACGGTTTTTCTAGCCTAGGTAATATCATGTCGGAATCCTCTATAAATACTTGTGTCACCAGATTATTGAGTCAATATTTTCTTTACCTGTATCCCGGGTAGTCTATTTATGGTGGTGTGTATGGAAATAAAAGAAGCTCAGCTTCTCATACGTGAAAAGTATTTTGAAAGAGATAGTAGTCGTGGATTATTCTCTACGTTCACCTGGTTTGTAGAAGAAGTTGGTGAACTTGCTGAAGCCTTGCTGAATAGTGATTATAAATCGTTAAGAGAAGAGATAGCAGATGTGTTTGCTTGGCTCCTTAGTTTAGCTAATCTTGTTGGAGTTGATGTTGAGGAGGCTTTTAAGGAGAAGTACTTGGAACACTCTTGATTGCTGTTATTATCTTTTTTGCCATATCAGGATCTTTTTCAACTATGGTTCCTGTAACAATAATGTCTGCCCCACTAGCAGCCATTTGTTTAGCGGTCTCAGGATCTCTAATACCTCCACCAACCAATACTATTAAGTTACTGTACTTTTTAGCATACGTAGGGAAACTGTATGGCACTGGTTTTGGTGCGCCACTGCCTCCCTCTATATACAAGTATTTTAGACCAAGCATTTCACCGGCCATAGCATAAGCTGCTATGATCTCTGGTTTGTTTGGAGGAATAGGAATTATTCTCCCTACATGTGCTACAGCAGTATCATGATAAACTACTATGTAGCCTGTTGGTAAGGGCTCTAGATTATACTTCTTGATTAATGGTGCGCCTGCCACTTGTGCGCCCATTAAATAATATGGATCAGTGGTATTCATTAAAATCATAAAGAGGACGGCATGAGCTTCAGGTGTTAGACAATTCAAGTTTCCAGGAAATATTATTACGGGCAACCCTGTTTCTTTGAGTACTCTAGCCACCCTCGAGGCATCTTCCGGCGTTACGCCAAGACTTCCTCCTATGAGGAAGGCATCTGTCCCAGCTTCGTGCATTTGTTTTGCTATTTTCTCTATATCAGAAACTTCTTTATCTGGGTCTATTAGCGTGAAATGCAGCTTCTTTTTCTCCAACTTCTCAGTTATGTACTCATGTACTTTCACTCTTCTTCACCAAGTAGTTCCTCTCCCTCGGTTTCCTCTACTCCCTCCTCGAACTCGATCTCGATAGTTCCTTGAGTAAATGCATCTAAGAATTTCGCATATACATCAACAGTTTCATATATTTCTGGTACTTCAAGCAATGTTTTCAATCGACAATTACCACATCTTATTACGGCAAGTTTTTTACCGGATTCTTCGGATTTCTTAAAGTCTATAGTTAGACTTCTTGAACCACAGTGTGGGCACTGGAATACAGTGGGTATTCTTCGTACTCTTCTTATTACTCTCTTGTACTTTTTCCTCCGTCTCCCCATGATTTTACACCAAGGAATATTGTTTACACTGATTATTTCCTATAGGGTTTTTTATATAGTATTCTCCTAAGTGTTGGCGATCTATCGAATAGCATGATCTCATTAATTATTTTATATAAGGTGTTAATGTCAATAACTATAGTTCTATATAGATTCTTCTCTTTAGCAGCTTCTTCAGCAAATAAATGTATACACGCTTTACTTTTCTTCTCTGACATTACGTGAATAACATAATCCTTACAGCTACAATATACGCCAGGAATTATTATGTGATCCCTTTTTACTCCTATGTAGAACCTTGCAGGATACTCGATTAGCGTCCCATGTATATCTATGTATATCTTGATTATTTTTCTAAGTGTAACAATTGATTCTATACGCGGGTTTCGTTTAATCTCCATGCTCCAGTGTTGTGAGATATAGTTTACCACTTCATTTATATCCATTGTCTTTACCATTAATCTTTGTGATCTGGTTATATCTATGATTGTCGTTATTACTATAAGTTAAGTATTCGGGAAAATATGTTGCGCTGCATAAAATAGTTAATTAACCAGACTTCCAAACTACTAGTCTCTGGTGGGCCCGTCGTCTAGCCTGGACTAGGATGCGGGGTACGCCGGAGCCCCATTTGGGGGCGGTGCCCGACTCGGGACCTGGATCCGCCGCTGGACCGGGCGGAACTCCCCGTGACCCGGGGTTCAAATCCCCGCGGGCCCACTTACTTCTCTTCACTCCCTATTATTTTGCGGAGATTTTCCTTGTATGGAGGATAGACTATTCCTTTCTCGGTAATTATTGCTGTTACTAAATCGGGATCAGTTATGTCGAATGCGAAATTGTATACTGGTACATCGGGTAGCGTTATTAAGTGACCTAGAACTTTCCTTACTTCATCGGGGCTTCTTTCCTCAATAACTATTTTGTCACCAGTTGATTCTAGATCTATGGTGCTTGTCGGTGCTGCCACATAGAATGGGATATTGTGTCTTTTCGCTGCAAGAGCTATAGCGTATGTGCCTATTTTGTTAGCTACATAGCCGTCTCCAGTAATTCTATCCGCTCCCACAATAACTTTGTCTACAAGCCCTTTCTTGATAACAAATGCCGCCATATTATCTGTTATGAGAGTTATTGGTATACCCTCCTTAGTATACTCCCATACATTAAGTCTTGCGCCTTGGAGTACAGGTCTTGTTTCCGTAGTTATTACTCTTATCTTCTTACCCTGGTACCAGGCAGCCCTAATGATACCGCCTACTGTTCCAAAAGCAGCTGTTGCAAGCGCGCCAGCATTACAGTGTGTTAAGATAGTGTCGCCATCCTCTATGAGTTCAGCACCGTAATCACCTAATCTTATGTTGGCTTCAATATCCTCATTCATTATATTAATGGCTTCTTTAACAATAGCCTCGACTATATCTTCATATCCCTTGATGCTCCTGTATAGTATGTTTCTCATTCTCTTTAATGCCCAGAATAAATTGTAAGCTGTGGGCCTCGTTTTCCACAAGATCTCTATAGCATTGTCCACTTTTGCCACAAACTCTTCCCTACTTAAGCCTTTGAGGCTTACAGCATAAGCAGCTACGGCTAGTGCTGCAGCAACACCTATTGCGGGGGCTCCACGTATCTCCATATCAATAATGGCTTTGGCAACTCTCTTTGGATCGTTAGTACATCTAATTACTTCGTTAAAGGGAAGCTTTGACGTATCGATCCAGCAAACGTTGTTGTCTTCCCACCAAACAGCTCTTATCTTTATGGGATATTTAAACCCCATATATAATCACCTTTACTCAAACGAACCCTATACAATAACTGGATTTATAGAGTATATTTAAGAGTATGTTTATTTAACAAACATAAAGCATTAGAGTAAGAGTATGGATCAAAGGTGCGTATTAGAAGATGAGAAAAATAATATTTGATGAAAAAACATGTCAGGGCATTGTTTACAATAAGGATGATATTGAGGTTCTTGATAAAAGATGGTTTGGACGAAGAGAGGGAGATAAACTCATTCTATCTCTAGAAGAAACAGCATACCTGCTACTTAAAGGAGAGATTGTAATCGATTTAGGAACAAGTGAACTATCCTCGTTAGAGGAGTTAATGAGGAAATATAGCAGTTGCTTCGAGAAAATGTTTTGGCCAAAACTAATAGTGTATAATGACTTAAGAAGTAGAGGTAGACGAGTAAGAGTTCTTGATGAAAAAAGATTTTTAGTAAAACACAAAGACGGCAGCCTTAAATTATTGCTTATACTCGAGGAGAAGAGTTTGACCAGTATCAATGATATTATTAGTTATGTAGAGCAGGCTAGAAGAAACAACTTAGAACTAGCATTGGCGATAGTCTCTCTCCAAGGAGATATCACATACTATACTGTATCCTCAATAGAGCTTGTAAGAGGGTGATATATGGATGATAAATACTCCTAGAGGGACGCGTGATATAGTAGGTGATGAGGCTAATTTATTCGAGTTTCTTGTAGAAAGATTTAAGAATATAGCGCGTCTCAATGGCTTTAATCCTATTATAACGCCGATTATCGAGTATTTCGAGTTGTTTGAGAAAAAATCTGGTGAAGAAATAATCAAGTCTATGTATGTATTTGAAGATAAGGCTGGTAGGAGAATAGCGTTACGTCCGGAGCTTACAGCACCTGTTGTTAGAGCGTTTTTAGGAAAACTTCGTGGAATGCCCAGGCCCTTAATGTTCTATTACGTGGGGCAATGCTTTAGGTACGAGGAACCCCAAAGAGGGAGATATAGAGAGTTCTGGCAAGCTGGACTAGAAGTGATTGGTGAGCAAAGCATTGATGCAGATATAAAGGTTATTAATGTTATCGAGGAATTCCTCACCGACATAGGATTAGATCACTATTATGTAGTGGGTAATGTGGGAATATACAGGAAAATAATGAATGTTCTAGGCATACCAGCTCAAGAGCAAGACCATATACTTCATTTGATAGATAAGGGCATGATAGAAAAAGCTATTGAGTACTGTAATAAATTTGGCGAAAAAGTAGTTGATGCAATTAATATTCTGATCAACAATAAGTTAGAGAACATTGTAGATAGTTTGAAAACTTATGTTGATGAAAAAACTGTTAATGAACTATATGGTGAAGTAGAGAAAACAATAACTTTACTTGAGTTTCTGAAAGAATTTGGGGCAAAAGCCGATTACGATCCTAAACTAGTTAGGGGGCTAGCATACTATAACAGTGTTATTTATGAAGTGAAGACAAGTGGGCTCGAAATAAGTATTGGTGGAGGTGGGAGATATGATGGTTTAACAACGGTTTATGGAGGACCTTTCGAGTATGCTACAGGAGCGGCATTAGGTATTGATAGGATAATGCTTGCAATAGAGAGTAAGAAAAAACTCAGTTATACATCAAAAGGTGTAATTATCATAGTTATTGATGAAGAACCCAGGGCTCTCCATTTAGCGTACTCTGTTACACGCAAACTACATGAATACGGGATTTACTCAAAGGTGATCGTTGGCAAAAAGATCTCGAAAGCACTTAGTTTAGCTAGTAGAGAAAAACAGAAGTATGCCATTATCATTGGTCCTAAAGAGGTTAAGGAGAATAGGGTTACAATAAAAGATCTCGAAAAAGGTGTTCAAGAAACAGTAGATATTGAACATATACTTAATTACATAGCTTGTAGAGAATTTACTTGATTAGTTTAGGTTCTTTTTCTTCTTTTTGGCTAGTTCAATAAAATATCTTGCTACTTGAGGATAATCCTTATCAGCATAACCGTTACTGGCAGCTTCCATATACATTGATGATAGTGTTGATGAGACAAAAGATGGTAAGTGTTTCTCCTCAAGAGCCCTTACCACGTAAAGGTAATCCTTACCTGCCATCCAGACTTTGAACCTAGGGGTTTTCTCTTCGAATATTCTTGGTAAATATCTTTTTACAGCATCACCAAACCATAGGTTTGAAATGATATTTAATAGCACGTCGAGATTGATATCCCATGCTTCTATTAGCGAAAAACTTTCTGCAAGTATTGGAGGTAGCGATAAGGCTATATTGTTTATGGCTAGTTTCAATACAATGGCTTTCGGTATTTCACCGGCATAAAATGTTTTTGAAGAATACTCGTTAACAAATCCTACGATACTATCGACAAGATCTTTTTCTCCAGCTATCATTGATATAAGTCTGCATTCACGTGCTTCATGGACACTACCGAATACAGGTGCTTCCACGTAGCCTAGACCCTTCTCCTTTAGAACATTTGATACTCTCCTACTTGCTAGGGGTGTTACAGTACTTGCATTAATGACGACATGTTTTTTGTTGGTAGTTTCTATTACTCCATTCTTACCAAAAATGACATCGTATAATGCCTCATCATCTGATACAAATACTATGGAATAGATTGCTTTATCAGCAACTTCACGAGGGGTATTAGCAACTACTGCATCAAGTTCTTTGGCTAACTTTAATGCTTTACTATGTGTCCTGTTGTAAAGAATTAGTTCGTATCCTTTAGATTTAAGACAATGTGCTATACTAGATCCCATGAGCCCTGTACCTATTATTCCTATCAAGGGCATGATACTTCTCCTCTCCATTAATTTATGTAGGTTTGTACTTCAATAAAAACATACCAGCTATGAAGTTTCTTGGGTAAGGTATAATAGGTTCGGCGGAGTAGGTCTAATAAGAGTATCTAGCCATGTACTTCTAAAGGCAAGTTTGTTGAAAGAGGTGTTTGTTGCTTGAGTCATGGCATAAAGATTGAGAGAATAGGGAAGTATGAGTGGAGAGTACCCAAAGGAGCTAAACCATGTATGCTTGTAGACGGTATATTGTTTGCTGACGAGTATCTGCTTAAGAAAGCTATGGAGGATTTATCGCTTGTACAACTCGCTAATGTGGCTTGTTTACCAGGTATACGTAGAGCAAGTTTTGCCATGCCCGATGTCCATCAAGGATATGGATTTCCTATAGGTGGTGTTGCAGGGTTTGATATAGAAGAAGGTGTTATAAGTCCTGGTGGTGTTGGATACGATATTAACTGTGGTGTAAGACTTTTAAGAACAAATTTGGACTATGAAGATGTCAAGCCAAAACTTAAAGACTTAGTTATGGCTTTATTCCGCAATATCCCCAGTGGAGTTGGTAGTACAGGCAAGGTATCTCTTAGTTTTAGTGAACTAAACAAAGTACTTGATGAAGGAGTAGAGTGGGCGGTCTCAAGAGGTTTTGGATGGCCTGAAGATCCCGAACATATTGAGGAGCGTGGAAGCTGGAAAGTAGCAGATTCAAGTAAGGTAAGTAATAGAGCCAAGCAACGTGGCCATAACCAGCTTGGAACACTTGGTGCAGGAAACCACTTCCTTGAAATACAAGTTGTTGAAAAGATCTATGATCCCGACACAGCTAAAGTACTCGGGATTACGCATGAAGGACAAGTAACAGTAATGATTCATACTGGAAGCAGAGGGCTTGGACACCAAGTGGCCAGCGACTATCTCTTGATAATGGAGCGTGCCATGAGAAAATATGGTATACGTCCTCCAGACAGAGAACTTGCAAGTCTACCCTTCAATAGTAAGGAAGCACAAGACTACTTCAAGGCTATGGCGGCAGCAGCCAATTTTGCATGGACTAATAGGCAATTGATAACACACTGGACTCGTGAAAGCTTCAAGCAAGTATTCCATAAAGACCCTGACCAACTTGGTTTAGAAATAATATATGATGTAGCACACAATATTGCTAAAATCGAGGAACATGATGTAGATGGTAAGAGAGCTAAACTAGTTGTTCACAGAAAAGGTGCCACCAGGGCGTTTCCACCAGGGCATCCTGAAATACCTAAGGATCATAAATCAATCGGGCAAGTGGTACTAATACCAGGTTCAATGGGGACTGCAAGCTATGTACTCGTAGGCGTGCCATCAGGTGCCAGAACATGGTATAGTGCACCTCACGGTGCAGGAAGATGGATGAGTAGACATCAAGCAATAAGATCATATAATCCAGCCAAGATCCAGGAGGAACTGGCCAGCCGTGGAATAATACTCAAAGCAGCAACAAGACGTGTTATAGCAGAAGAAGCTCCGGGAGCCTACAAGGATGTTGATAGAGTAGTACATGTAGCCCATCATGTAGGTATAGCTAAGCTTGTAGTTAAACTAAGACCTATTGGTGTTGTCAAAGGATAAGCCATAAGTAAAGAACAAGGTTTTCAAGTAAAACAAGAAGAATTTTTACATCAATTAATCCATAGCCTTTGGCTATTCTATTTGCTACAAGCCAAGCAGATACTGATGATAATAATACATAACCTGGAATAATGTTTGGATCTACTGGAAGATACTCTGATATATTCATAGTCTTCAACGCGTAGGCTATCGCGTATATTGTTGGAGGTAATAAGAGAACGTAGGCGTACAGTGTTTTTATACGATTGCTTAAGTTATCTCTAATTGATCTAATTCTTCTAAAGAATTTGAGTACATAACCAACATGTTTACTCTTACTCGAAGTTATTTCTAGAGGAGACAACAGGAGACTTAGAATCTTCTTTGACAATGGCGTAAGTCTAAGCAACTCATCTATACGGCAACCCTTTATACCTAATTTAATAAGTTTAGCTAATTCCCTAGCAATCCAGCTATACTCTGTTGTTCTGTAGGATAAAT contains:
- a CDS encoding pyruvate synthase subunit beta, whose amino-acid sequence is MGVSRVVPPLPRDMRETVLPGHAACHGCPITMALKVVGAALGKKVILVVPACCTSVVVGAWPGSGFNGSIIHVAFASAAAVASGVAEALARRGINDVHVVAWAGDGGTADIGMASLSGAAERNHNMIYIMYDNEAYMNTGIQRSSATPPGAWTTTTPLGKKEPKKDVARIMIAHGVPYVATASIGYPHDFYAKLKKASKIKGFKFIQLHAPCPTGWRFDPSLTVKIAKLAVETGLWILYEYENGKITLSGPSKPYIDKSKRKPMIEYFKLQGRFKGITEEDIKAIERYVDEAWEWIKKYM
- a CDS encoding preprotein translocase subunit Sec61beta, with the translated sequence MPRSRKKRESPGPFTGAGLVRFYEEADVGIKMKPYIIIGLAFAMTVIVIVAQKLLPPT
- a CDS encoding nucleotide pyrophosphohydrolase gives rise to the protein MEIKEAQLLIREKYFERDSSRGLFSTFTWFVEEVGELAEALLNSDYKSLREEIADVFAWLLSLANLVGVDVEEAFKEKYLEHS
- a CDS encoding geranylgeranylglyceryl/heptaprenylglyceryl phosphate synthase; the protein is MKVHEYITEKLEKKKLHFTLIDPDKEVSDIEKIAKQMHEAGTDAFLIGGSLGVTPEDASRVARVLKETGLPVIIFPGNLNCLTPEAHAVLFMILMNTTDPYYLMGAQVAGAPLIKKYNLEPLPTGYIVVYHDTAVAHVGRIIPIPPNKPEIIAAYAMAGEMLGLKYLYIEGGSGAPKPVPYSFPTYAKKYSNLIVLVGGGIRDPETAKQMAASGADIIVTGTIVEKDPDMAKKIITAIKSVPSTSP
- the mtnA gene encoding S-methyl-5-thioribose-1-phosphate isomerase: MGFKYPIKIRAVWWEDNNVCWIDTSKLPFNEVIRCTNDPKRVAKAIIDMEIRGAPAIGVAAALAVAAYAVSLKGLSREEFVAKVDNAIEILWKTRPTAYNLFWALKRMRNILYRSIKGYEDIVEAIVKEAINIMNEDIEANIRLGDYGAELIEDGDTILTHCNAGALATAAFGTVGGIIRAAWYQGKKIRVITTETRPVLQGARLNVWEYTKEGIPITLITDNMAAFVIKKGLVDKVIVGADRITGDGYVANKIGTYAIALAAKRHNIPFYVAAPTSTIDLESTGDKIVIEERSPDEVRKVLGHLITLPDVPVYNFAFDITDPDLVTAIITEKGIVYPPYKENLRKIIGSEEK
- a CDS encoding endonuclease, with amino-acid sequence MRKIIFDEKTCQGIVYNKDDIEVLDKRWFGRREGDKLILSLEETAYLLLKGEIVIDLGTSELSSLEELMRKYSSCFEKMFWPKLIVYNDLRSRGRRVRVLDEKRFLVKHKDGSLKLLLILEEKSLTSINDIISYVEQARRNNLELALAIVSLQGDITYYTVSSIELVRG
- a CDS encoding histidine--tRNA ligase, translating into MINTPRGTRDIVGDEANLFEFLVERFKNIARLNGFNPIITPIIEYFELFEKKSGEEIIKSMYVFEDKAGRRIALRPELTAPVVRAFLGKLRGMPRPLMFYYVGQCFRYEEPQRGRYREFWQAGLEVIGEQSIDADIKVINVIEEFLTDIGLDHYYVVGNVGIYRKIMNVLGIPAQEQDHILHLIDKGMIEKAIEYCNKFGEKVVDAINILINNKLENIVDSLKTYVDEKTVNELYGEVEKTITLLEFLKEFGAKADYDPKLVRGLAYYNSVIYEVKTSGLEISIGGGGRYDGLTTVYGGPFEYATGAALGIDRIMLAIESKKKLSYTSKGVIIIVIDEEPRALHLAYSVTRKLHEYGIYSKVIVGKKISKALSLASREKQKYAIIIGPKEVKENRVTIKDLEKGVQETVDIEHILNYIACREFT
- a CDS encoding NAD(P)-dependent oxidoreductase; the protein is MPLIGIIGTGLMGSSIAHCLKSKGYELILYNRTHSKALKLAKELDAVVANTPREVADKAIYSIVFVSDDEALYDVIFGKNGVIETTNKKHVVINASTVTPLASRRVSNVLKEKGLGYVEAPVFGSVHEARECRLISMIAGEKDLVDSIVGFVNEYSSKTFYAGEIPKAIVLKLAINNIALSLPPILAESFSLIEAWDINLDVLLNIISNLWFGDAVKRYLPRIFEEKTPRFKVWMAGKDYLYVVRALEEKHLPSFVSSTLSSMYMEAASNGYADKDYPQVARYFIELAKKKKKNLN
- a CDS encoding RtcB family protein, translated to MLVDGILFADEYLLKKAMEDLSLVQLANVACLPGIRRASFAMPDVHQGYGFPIGGVAGFDIEEGVISPGGVGYDINCGVRLLRTNLDYEDVKPKLKDLVMALFRNIPSGVGSTGKVSLSFSELNKVLDEGVEWAVSRGFGWPEDPEHIEERGSWKVADSSKVSNRAKQRGHNQLGTLGAGNHFLEIQVVEKIYDPDTAKVLGITHEGQVTVMIHTGSRGLGHQVASDYLLIMERAMRKYGIRPPDRELASLPFNSKEAQDYFKAMAAAANFAWTNRQLITHWTRESFKQVFHKDPDQLGLEIIYDVAHNIAKIEEHDVDGKRAKLVVHRKGATRAFPPGHPEIPKDHKSIGQVVLIPGSMGTASYVLVGVPSGARTWYSAPHGAGRWMSRHQAIRSYNPAKIQEELASRGIILKAATRRVIAEEAPGAYKDVDRVVHVAHHVGIAKLVVKLRPIGVVKG